The Opitutaceae bacterium genome has a window encoding:
- a CDS encoding ABC transporter ATP-binding protein — MNNGPSPLIRLEGITKVFAVDSIETHALSGIHLEVTDGEFLAIAGPSGCGKSTLLAIIGLLDSPSAGRYLLNGDDVSNLSLERRAGIRNRDVGFIFQSFNLIGDLSVFENVELPLIYRGIKPAERRARALDALDRVQMSHRKKHLPSQLSGGQQQRVAVARALAGDPQILLADEPTGNLDSKNGDIVMDLLRKLNEDGSTICMVTHDERYSRLARRIVHLFDGKIVDETLGGGPR; from the coding sequence ATGAACAACGGTCCCTCTCCCCTGATTCGTCTCGAAGGCATCACCAAGGTTTTTGCGGTTGATTCGATCGAGACCCACGCCCTTTCCGGTATCCATCTGGAGGTGACAGACGGGGAGTTTCTCGCCATTGCCGGACCGTCGGGATGCGGCAAATCCACTCTCCTCGCCATCATCGGCCTCCTCGATTCGCCAAGCGCGGGGCGTTATCTGCTCAATGGGGACGATGTCTCCAACCTGAGCCTTGAACGGCGGGCCGGTATCCGCAATCGCGACGTCGGTTTCATCTTCCAGAGCTTCAACCTCATCGGTGACCTCTCGGTTTTCGAGAACGTTGAATTGCCGCTCATCTACCGCGGGATCAAGCCGGCGGAGCGGAGGGCGCGGGCCCTGGATGCGCTCGACCGGGTCCAGATGAGCCATCGCAAGAAGCACCTGCCCAGCCAGCTGTCCGGCGGACAACAACAGCGGGTGGCCGTGGCCCGCGCCCTGGCCGGCGACCCCCAGATCCTCCTGGCCGATGAGCCCACCGGCAATCTCGATTCGAAGAATGGCGACATCGTGATGGATCTGCTCCGGAAACTCAATGAGGATGGATCAACCATCTGCATGGTCACTCACGACGAACGGTATTCCCGTCTGGCCCGCCGGATCGTTCATCTTTTTGACGGGAAAATCGTCGATGAAACCCTGGGAGGAGGCCCGCGTTGA
- a CDS encoding HDOD domain-containing protein yields the protein MTRQLTREGILFDMERLPASPQLIPRLQRLVFDVNLNPDDVLDSIKLDPGLAAKILGACNCAAFAPACRVDSISDAVTRLGFDEVYHLVSLSVLKDGFPRSLPAYRTTAAAIWHQSLTAAFLMEALVRDGSAEPSVGYTLGLLHRVGAFFIDGHLRRQKQTVRFQIDDPAYLEWEENEVVGLSSAEAGSLAMEAWGFPPSLYQPVRFQGDPGGCPDFPLLAGKLNLAANVAALLEQGDPGPGGVHPLVAHLLHSRDEALMRLVDEVRRKVARVEAALNL from the coding sequence ATGACCCGGCAACTCACCAGAGAAGGCATCCTGTTCGATATGGAGCGTCTGCCGGCCTCTCCCCAGCTCATTCCGCGACTGCAGCGGCTCGTCTTTGACGTGAACCTCAATCCCGATGATGTCCTGGATTCGATCAAGCTCGATCCCGGCCTGGCGGCGAAGATCCTCGGGGCCTGCAATTGCGCCGCCTTTGCTCCGGCCTGCCGCGTGGACAGCATTTCCGATGCGGTCACGCGCCTCGGCTTTGACGAGGTGTATCACCTGGTCAGCCTGTCTGTCCTGAAGGATGGGTTTCCCCGTTCTCTTCCGGCCTATCGGACGACGGCGGCTGCGATCTGGCATCAGTCATTGACGGCCGCCTTCCTGATGGAGGCGCTGGTCCGGGATGGGTCGGCCGAACCCAGTGTCGGCTACACCCTGGGACTCCTGCACCGGGTGGGTGCGTTCTTCATCGATGGTCACCTCAGGCGGCAGAAACAGACGGTCCGCTTCCAGATCGACGATCCGGCCTACCTGGAATGGGAGGAAAATGAAGTCGTCGGATTGAGCAGTGCGGAAGCCGGCAGTCTGGCCATGGAGGCCTGGGGGTTCCCGCCCTCACTTTACCAACCGGTCCGCTTCCAGGGCGATCCCGGGGGATGCCCCGATTTTCCTCTTTTGGCGGGAAAACTGAATCTTGCGGCCAATGTAGCCGCACTCCTCGAGCAGGGCGACCCGGGTCCGGGTGGCGTCCATCCCCTCGTAGCCCATCTCCTGCATTCCAGGGATGAGGCGCTCATGCGCCTGGTCGATGAGGTGCGCCGGAAAGTGGCCCGGGTGGAAGCGGCACTCAACCTTTGA
- a CDS encoding sugar ABC transporter permease produces the protein MAKNYRTHSVWAPYVFLAPFILVFGTFVIYPLLQSVILATQQTFGPGYSEFVFFDNFKNLMLDPIFWVATRNTVIFAAASVLLQLPLSLGLALMLNRPNMKGRGFFRLVFFSPALVGAVFVGVIFGVIFQKRTGLLNNILYRLIGFDLDFPWIQDPHFVMPAIILASLWMWVGFNMIYFLAALQNVDKQLEEAATIDGATAWQKFYHVTLPAIKPIASFVVLLSIIGAFQLFELPWLLLGQGAGPERSGLTIVMNLYQTGFQTGDLGYASAIGWVLALILVFLAMVQRRLSRQEEN, from the coding sequence ATGGCGAAAAACTACCGCACACACAGCGTTTGGGCTCCCTATGTCTTCCTCGCGCCCTTCATCCTGGTTTTCGGGACTTTCGTCATCTACCCGCTGCTTCAGTCGGTCATACTGGCCACCCAGCAGACATTCGGTCCGGGCTATTCGGAATTCGTCTTTTTCGACAATTTCAAGAACCTGATGCTCGACCCCATCTTCTGGGTCGCGACCCGCAACACGGTCATCTTTGCGGCGGCTTCCGTCCTGCTGCAACTGCCCCTCTCTCTCGGCCTTGCCCTGATGCTGAACCGGCCAAACATGAAAGGGCGTGGGTTCTTCCGGCTGGTCTTCTTCTCGCCCGCCCTGGTGGGCGCCGTATTTGTCGGCGTCATCTTCGGTGTCATCTTCCAGAAACGGACCGGTCTGCTGAACAATATCCTCTACCGCCTCATCGGATTTGATCTGGATTTCCCGTGGATTCAGGATCCGCACTTCGTCATGCCGGCGATCATCCTGGCGTCGCTCTGGATGTGGGTCGGCTTCAACATGATCTACTTCCTGGCCGCCCTGCAGAATGTGGACAAACAATTGGAGGAGGCGGCCACCATCGATGGAGCGACCGCGTGGCAGAAGTTCTACCACGTGACCCTTCCCGCCATCAAACCGATCGCCAGCTTTGTCGTGCTTCTTTCCATCATCGGCGCCTTCCAGCTCTTTGAGCTTCCCTGGTTGCTGCTCGGCCAGGGCGCCGGCCCCGAGAGGTCCGGACTGACCATCGTGATGAATCTTTACCAGACCGGATTCCAGACCGGCGACCTGGGCTACGCCAGCGCCATCGGCTGGGTCCTTGCCCTGATCCTCGTGTTTCTCGCCATGGTCCAGCGCCGATTGAGTCGCCAGGAAGAGAACTGA
- a CDS encoding glycosyltransferase family 39 protein: protein MNTRYSSDRFFWQVVWLTLGLKVLLAWLLPITGDEAYFVVWGNHLDYGYYDHPGMTGWWIWVTLLIDQSVLVVRSPAILGPILMALLMRGFLRRIDQKTGNLAAVLFLLSPLNVVNVLMTTDTPIFVLSLVSGWFVWRAERGASKWNYLWGGLFLGAAFFSKYFAVLLGLSYAVYLLFRRKPRIIELGLIFLGVIPWAVLNITWLYYHCWTNIIFNVYNRNENAGFSLNGVGLLAASILILLGPGIVVFLLRRGAGVDRKPWREVWNRLRETKLDLFAFCFVLPQLVFLAVSLGKMVGLHWLLSFYPFVYPVLALAFGTSGLVRLVRWTGIYTLGLTGIILLLLLVPRHWAKWHQSYDSIAMGSWPDRVLSAAIDAAPGAPLATTSYAKSALLEFHAREHVMVIGPSYLHAREDDMVTDFRQLEGQSIAIVTADLDEVDSFKPWFDQSQVVPIEVEGAHFVVFVGEGFRYADYRELVLRPVAEMYYTLPPWLKRFSGSCYFCEKYDLCQDPEP from the coding sequence ATGAACACAAGATATTCAAGTGATCGATTCTTCTGGCAGGTGGTCTGGCTGACGCTCGGCCTCAAGGTCCTGCTGGCCTGGCTCCTGCCCATCACCGGGGACGAGGCCTACTTTGTGGTCTGGGGGAATCATCTCGACTACGGCTATTACGACCATCCCGGGATGACCGGCTGGTGGATCTGGGTGACGCTGTTGATCGACCAGAGTGTCCTGGTGGTGCGCTCGCCGGCGATCCTGGGGCCGATCCTGATGGCCTTGCTTATGCGCGGCTTCCTGCGGCGCATTGACCAGAAAACCGGGAATCTGGCGGCCGTCCTCTTCCTGCTTTCCCCGTTGAACGTGGTCAACGTACTCATGACCACGGACACACCGATTTTTGTCCTCTCCCTGGTTTCCGGCTGGTTTGTCTGGCGGGCGGAGCGGGGCGCGTCGAAGTGGAATTACCTCTGGGGAGGACTCTTTCTCGGGGCGGCCTTCTTCTCCAAGTACTTTGCCGTCCTGCTCGGACTTTCCTATGCGGTCTACCTCCTCTTCCGCCGGAAACCCAGGATCATCGAGCTGGGTCTCATCTTCCTCGGAGTGATTCCCTGGGCGGTGCTCAACATCACCTGGCTCTACTATCACTGCTGGACGAATATCATCTTCAATGTCTACAACCGGAATGAAAACGCCGGGTTCTCCCTGAACGGGGTGGGGCTTCTCGCGGCCAGCATTCTGATCCTGCTGGGTCCGGGCATCGTCGTCTTTCTCCTGCGAAGAGGCGCCGGAGTGGATCGGAAGCCGTGGCGGGAGGTCTGGAACCGGCTGAGGGAAACGAAGCTCGACCTCTTTGCCTTTTGCTTTGTGCTCCCTCAACTGGTTTTCCTGGCGGTTTCACTGGGCAAGATGGTGGGGCTGCACTGGTTGTTATCGTTCTACCCGTTCGTCTACCCGGTCCTGGCCCTGGCGTTCGGGACAAGTGGACTGGTGAGGCTGGTCCGTTGGACGGGCATCTATACTCTCGGCCTGACCGGCATCATCCTGCTTCTGCTCCTCGTGCCGAGGCATTGGGCGAAGTGGCACCAGTCCTATGATTCGATCGCCATGGGCAGCTGGCCGGATCGAGTCCTCTCCGCGGCCATCGACGCGGCGCCAGGGGCGCCCCTCGCCACAACCAGTTATGCCAAGTCGGCCCTGCTGGAGTTCCATGCCCGCGAACACGTCATGGTGATCGGTCCGAGTTACCTCCACGCCCGTGAGGACGACATGGTGACCGACTTCCGGCAACTCGAAGGCCAGAGCATTGCCATCGTCACTGCCGACCTGGACGAGGTGGATTCGTTCAAACCCTGGTTTGATCAGTCACAGGTGGTTCCGATCGAGGTGGAGGGGGCCCACTTTGTGGTCTTTGTCGGCGAAGGTTTCCGTTATGCCGATTACCGTGAACTGGTGCTTCGACCCGTGGCGGAGATGTACTACACGCTGCCGCCATGGTTGAAGCGTTTTTCCGGCTCCTGCTACTTCTGCGAGAAGTACGACCTCTGTCAGGACCCGGAACCGTAG
- a CDS encoding extracellular solute-binding protein gives MSAFKLDKITDRFSAGFIVIAVLAVVSTLIVLNRKGTEIEGMEFWVFADLHYNLYKPVTDHWRETGEENVTVLLLEGQALERRMMSSFFTGTPIADLLEVHTGIAKKAWRGPIEAVGFTDLTDILHETGLYEMFNEPSFSGWTAQGHIFGLPHDVHPVLLTYRSDIVEAAGINVDELDTWDKFMEAMRPLVKDLNGDGRPDQFVLEMPETNGGIIVPLIMQAGGDLFDTEGNITVDTELNARVLSKFAVWAAAGPGKLSADKTLNDGPGRKLQMDGYVLAWLTPDWRAGSEKAYMEVLSGKLKLMPLPAWEEGGRRTTVMGGTMIGIPKSNPHPDDALRVAVKLYSDREIARGLFRIANIISPVKTIWDDPIYDQPDPFYSNQPNGRLFVNQAPNVPIRSSSPFLELATDEVGIAFSRLIQHAGNAGITDPEALIPEAHRLLKIAHENVARQVDRDVFLKKDES, from the coding sequence ATGTCCGCCTTCAAACTCGACAAGATCACCGACCGGTTTTCCGCGGGATTCATTGTCATCGCCGTCCTCGCGGTCGTATCGACACTCATCGTCCTGAACCGGAAGGGAACCGAGATCGAAGGGATGGAGTTCTGGGTCTTTGCCGACTTGCACTACAACCTCTACAAGCCCGTGACCGATCACTGGCGGGAGACGGGGGAAGAGAACGTGACCGTGCTTCTCCTTGAAGGTCAGGCGCTCGAAAGGCGGATGATGTCGAGTTTCTTCACGGGCACGCCGATCGCCGACCTGTTGGAGGTTCATACGGGCATCGCCAAGAAGGCATGGCGCGGGCCGATCGAGGCCGTCGGCTTCACCGACCTGACCGACATCCTGCACGAGACCGGCCTCTACGAGATGTTCAATGAGCCCTCGTTTTCCGGGTGGACCGCCCAGGGGCACATCTTCGGCCTGCCTCACGACGTCCACCCGGTCCTGCTGACCTACCGCTCGGACATCGTCGAAGCGGCCGGGATCAACGTGGACGAACTCGACACGTGGGACAAGTTCATGGAGGCGATGCGGCCGCTGGTGAAAGACCTCAACGGGGATGGTCGGCCCGACCAGTTCGTTCTCGAGATGCCCGAGACCAACGGCGGCATCATCGTTCCACTGATCATGCAGGCAGGGGGTGACCTCTTCGATACTGAAGGCAACATTACGGTGGATACCGAACTCAACGCCCGCGTGCTGAGCAAGTTTGCGGTCTGGGCGGCGGCCGGACCCGGGAAGCTCAGTGCAGACAAGACCCTGAATGATGGTCCCGGACGCAAATTGCAGATGGACGGCTATGTGCTGGCCTGGCTGACGCCGGACTGGAGGGCTGGATCCGAAAAGGCCTACATGGAGGTTCTCTCGGGCAAACTGAAACTGATGCCTTTGCCCGCCTGGGAAGAGGGTGGCCGACGAACCACGGTGATGGGCGGGACTATGATCGGCATTCCGAAATCAAATCCCCATCCGGACGATGCCTTGCGGGTCGCGGTCAAGCTCTACTCGGACCGGGAAATTGCCCGCGGGTTGTTCCGGATCGCCAATATCATCTCTCCGGTCAAGACCATCTGGGACGATCCGATCTACGATCAACCCGATCCCTTCTACTCGAACCAGCCCAACGGCCGGCTCTTCGTCAATCAGGCGCCGAATGTCCCGATTCGTTCCTCATCGCCATTTCTCGAGCTGGCGACCGACGAAGTCGGCATCGCCTTCAGCCGCTTGATCCAGCATGCCGGCAATGCAGGAATCACGGACCCGGAAGCACTGATTCCAGAGGCTCATCGACTGCTCAAGATCGCCCACGAGAACGTGGCGCGGCAGGTCGATCGCGACGTCTTCCTGAAAAAGGACGAATCCTGA
- a CDS encoding sigma-54 dependent transcriptional regulator, whose translation MAKPSQRPSVLVADDQEDVLKSLRLMLKAEGYEVVCVESPSEVLRAYRDRPFDLLLLDLNYTRDTTSGQEGLDLIREILQIDAQAAVVVMTAWATIDLAVEAMRFGARDFIQKPWDNARLLTILQTQLALRRAITRGERLESENRLLREQAEAPLLARSRAMQPVLDMVERVGPSDANVLITGDNGTGKGVFARAMHAASERADRPFITVNMGGLSAGVFESELFGHVKGAFTDAKADRAGRFELADGGTLFMDEIGNIPMEQQSKLLRLLETGEFERVGSSRTLRADVRIISATNSDLEKAVEAGTFRQDLLYRLNTIHLHLPPLRERGEDIRLLAEDFLKRHRKRYSKRISGFGAEALKVMQEYDWPGNVRELDHAVERAVLLSRGSEIRPEDLNLQPARSPSANLDEMSLDDLERYLIQRTLTRNGGNATRTAEALGLSRSAFYRRLQRLGL comes from the coding sequence ATGGCAAAACCATCCCAACGCCCCTCCGTTCTTGTCGCGGACGACCAGGAAGATGTTCTCAAATCGCTTCGCCTCATGCTCAAGGCGGAAGGGTATGAGGTGGTTTGTGTGGAATCACCTTCCGAGGTCCTGCGGGCGTATCGTGACCGACCTTTTGATCTTCTCCTCCTCGATCTCAATTACACGCGGGACACCACCTCGGGCCAGGAGGGACTGGACCTCATACGGGAGATCCTGCAGATCGATGCGCAGGCGGCGGTCGTGGTCATGACGGCCTGGGCGACCATCGACCTTGCGGTTGAGGCGATGCGATTCGGAGCCCGCGATTTCATTCAGAAGCCCTGGGACAATGCCCGACTGCTGACCATTCTGCAGACCCAGCTTGCCCTGCGTCGCGCCATCACTCGGGGTGAGCGTCTGGAAAGTGAAAACCGTCTGCTGCGCGAACAGGCAGAGGCGCCCCTGCTTGCCCGTTCTCGAGCCATGCAGCCCGTTCTCGACATGGTGGAGCGGGTGGGGCCGTCCGACGCCAATGTACTCATCACCGGAGACAACGGCACCGGCAAGGGTGTCTTCGCCCGGGCGATGCACGCGGCTTCCGAGCGGGCGGATCGTCCGTTCATCACGGTCAATATGGGCGGGCTGTCGGCGGGCGTTTTCGAGAGCGAACTCTTCGGTCACGTCAAGGGCGCGTTTACCGACGCCAAAGCCGACCGGGCGGGTCGGTTTGAATTGGCCGACGGTGGCACCCTCTTCATGGACGAAATCGGAAATATCCCGATGGAGCAGCAGAGCAAGTTGCTGCGCCTGCTTGAGACGGGAGAATTCGAACGCGTCGGTTCGTCCCGGACACTCAGGGCCGATGTCCGGATCATCAGCGCGACGAATTCGGATTTGGAGAAGGCGGTCGAGGCGGGCACTTTCCGGCAGGACCTCCTCTATCGGTTGAATACGATCCACCTGCATCTGCCCCCGCTCCGCGAGAGAGGGGAGGACATCCGGCTGCTGGCGGAGGATTTCCTTAAGCGGCATCGCAAACGCTACTCCAAGCGGATCAGCGGGTTCGGGGCGGAGGCACTCAAGGTGATGCAGGAGTATGATTGGCCCGGCAATGTCAGGGAACTCGACCATGCAGTCGAGCGGGCCGTCCTTCTTTCTCGAGGATCCGAGATCCGGCCCGAAGACCTCAATCTGCAGCCCGCCCGGAGTCCATCGGCCAATCTCGACGAGATGAGCCTCGATGATCTGGAGCGCTACCTCATCCAACGAACCCTGACCCGCAACGGGGGAAACGCGACCCGGACGGCCGAAGCCCTCGGCTTGAGTCGCAGTGCATTCTACCGGCGCCTTCAGCGCCTCGGACTCTGA
- a CDS encoding ATP-binding protein produces the protein MSEATLATGLSDRRRRPVSFEKKVWRIGLLCGLPGVVAVLILLQTGGFSGKTVFTVIFLMTVAWLGSVYLLFKRVVRPIQTAANMLSAMREGDFSMQAGSVDEEDALGQLMGEINSISNLMRDQRLGAVEAGALLNKVVEEIDVAFFTFDPQERLKSINPAGEKLLLKSASQVVGMSATELGLEALLHGDIRRPIEFAFPARFSRWGFSRGGYRDHGIPQTLLLVADLSQPLREEERMAWKRLIRVLGHELNNSLAPIKSLSTTLAGIARMDPLPEDWRTDMAEGLEVISGRSEKLSRFMEGYSRIARLPPPNRERLVVGDFLRRLAALETRAPVAIVAGPDCAIEADAGQLEQLVINLLKNAVEAVSETNEGGIRMGWTADRDAVEIWIEDDGPGIANPSNLFTPFYSTKKGGSGIGLALSRQIADAHDGTLTIANRQDARGCLARLRLPVRAV, from the coding sequence ATGAGCGAGGCCACCCTTGCAACCGGTCTCTCCGACCGCCGCCGCCGTCCGGTCTCCTTTGAAAAGAAGGTCTGGCGCATCGGTCTGCTCTGCGGACTTCCCGGAGTGGTGGCTGTCCTCATCCTCCTGCAGACCGGAGGTTTTTCCGGGAAGACGGTCTTCACCGTAATCTTTCTCATGACCGTCGCCTGGCTGGGGTCTGTCTACCTGCTCTTCAAGAGAGTGGTGCGGCCGATCCAGACAGCCGCCAATATGCTTTCGGCCATGCGGGAGGGGGATTTCTCCATGCAGGCCGGATCGGTCGATGAGGAGGACGCTCTTGGCCAGTTGATGGGCGAGATCAATTCCATCTCGAACCTGATGCGTGATCAGCGGCTGGGGGCGGTCGAGGCCGGTGCCCTGCTCAACAAGGTGGTTGAGGAAATCGATGTGGCCTTCTTCACTTTCGACCCGCAGGAGCGACTGAAATCGATCAATCCGGCGGGCGAGAAACTCCTGCTCAAGTCTGCCTCCCAGGTCGTCGGGATGAGTGCGACGGAACTTGGGCTCGAAGCGCTCCTGCATGGAGATATCCGGCGGCCGATCGAATTCGCCTTCCCGGCGCGATTCAGCCGCTGGGGCTTCAGTCGGGGCGGCTATCGGGATCATGGCATCCCGCAGACCCTGCTCCTGGTTGCCGATCTGAGCCAACCCTTGAGGGAGGAGGAAAGGATGGCCTGGAAGCGCCTCATCCGCGTCCTCGGGCATGAACTGAACAATTCTCTCGCTCCGATCAAGTCGCTTTCCACCACCCTGGCCGGAATCGCCCGGATGGACCCATTGCCTGAGGATTGGCGGACGGACATGGCGGAGGGACTCGAAGTGATCAGCGGGCGTTCGGAAAAGCTCAGTCGGTTCATGGAGGGTTATTCGCGAATCGCCCGACTGCCCCCGCCCAATCGCGAACGCCTCGTGGTCGGAGACTTTCTCCGACGGCTGGCCGCTCTGGAGACGCGGGCTCCGGTTGCCATCGTGGCCGGTCCCGATTGCGCGATAGAGGCGGACGCCGGCCAGCTGGAACAGTTGGTCATCAATCTGCTCAAGAATGCGGTTGAAGCCGTCTCGGAGACCAATGAAGGCGGTATCCGGATGGGCTGGACGGCGGACCGGGATGCCGTCGAAATCTGGATTGAGGATGATGGACCGGGAATTGCCAATCCCAGCAATCTCTTTACGCCGTTCTACAGCACGAAGAAAGGGGGGTCGGGAATCGGGCTTGCGCTGTCACGCCAGATTGCCGATGCCCACGACGGCACCCTCACCATCGCCAACCGGCAAGACGCGCGGGGTTGCCTGGCCCGCCTTCGCCTTCCCGTCCGGGCGGTCTGA
- a CDS encoding carbohydrate ABC transporter permease, which yields MPISAKKLATILLYATLIFFTIITVIPFFWLICGALKSQADYFTFMFLPMGEGFLGVAWDRLTLENFHSLFTELNFATNITNSIFLASSISILATICGAMGGYSLSKFEFPGRTFITALVLSALIIPGPLLIAPGYQLLYHLGLINSYAGIILPAIAPAFGLFLFRQAMLNSVPKELLEAARIDGCGEFRIFFSVVMPIVRPMMGAFLMITFLGAWNNYIGPQIVLQDPDKFPLSVAIAQLRGLYQTNYGMISAGTLVSIAPVMLIFLLLQKEFISGLTSGAVKG from the coding sequence ATGCCCATTTCCGCCAAGAAGCTCGCCACCATCCTGCTCTACGCGACCCTGATTTTCTTCACCATCATCACGGTCATTCCTTTTTTCTGGCTGATCTGCGGTGCGCTCAAGTCACAGGCCGATTACTTCACCTTCATGTTCCTGCCCATGGGTGAGGGCTTTCTCGGGGTGGCCTGGGACCGCCTTACGCTGGAGAATTTCCACAGCCTCTTCACCGAGCTGAACTTCGCCACGAACATCACGAATTCGATTTTCCTGGCCTCATCAATCAGCATTCTCGCCACCATCTGCGGAGCGATGGGCGGCTATTCCCTCTCGAAATTCGAGTTCCCGGGCCGCACCTTCATCACCGCCCTTGTCCTCTCCGCCCTGATCATCCCGGGACCGCTCCTGATCGCTCCCGGTTACCAGCTCCTCTATCACCTCGGCCTGATCAATTCCTACGCCGGGATCATCCTCCCGGCGATTGCACCGGCCTTCGGCCTCTTTCTTTTCCGACAGGCCATGCTCAATTCCGTGCCCAAGGAACTGCTCGAGGCAGCCCGGATCGACGGATGCGGCGAGTTTCGGATTTTCTTCTCCGTGGTCATGCCGATCGTCCGCCCGATGATGGGCGCCTTTCTCATGATCACTTTTCTCGGCGCCTGGAATAACTATATCGGTCCGCAGATCGTCCTCCAGGATCCCGACAAGTTCCCGCTCTCCGTGGCCATCGCGCAACTGCGCGGGCTCTACCAGACCAATTACGGGATGATCTCAGCCGGCACCCTTGTTTCCATCGCCCCGGTCATGCTCATCTTCCTGCTCCTCCAGAAGGAGTTCATCTCCGGCCTGACCAGCGGTGCGGTCAAAGGTTGA